Proteins encoded in a region of the Vicia villosa cultivar HV-30 ecotype Madison, WI linkage group LG5, Vvil1.0, whole genome shotgun sequence genome:
- the LOC131603601 gene encoding disease resistance protein TAO1-like isoform X2 → MERTMELKEFIKFNFFSLMNEFYFEVFKSGPLFISSKGIGWKSWKKRWFILTRTSLVFFKNDPGTKSIKGLALKLPKAKAKCFSTKAFKKMTKLRLLQLAGVKLGGDFEYLSKNLRWLSWNGFPLTHIPTNFCREYLVFIELENSNVQRMWKAMATINGNTDASQPIVAPTKHSLPPKTVDSKSVLKRAWYFGYG, encoded by the exons ATGGAAAGAACGATGGAACTCAAGGAATTTATCAAATTCAACTTTTTTTCTTTGATGAATGAATTCTATTTTGAG gtttttaaAAGTGGTCCACTTTTCATATCTTCCAAAG GAATAGGCTGGAAGTCATGGAAGAAGAGGTGGTTTATACTCACGCGCACATCATTGGTTTTCTTCAAAAATGATCCT GGAACGAAGTCTATTAAAGGGTTGGCTTTGAAGTTACCCAAAGCTAAGGCAAAATGTTTTAGTACTAAAGCATTTAAGAAGATGACGAAACTAAGATTACTTCAACTTGCTGGAGTTAAACTTGGTGGAGATTttgaatatctttcaaaaaatctGAGATGGCTGTCTTGGAATGGATTTCCCTTAACACATATTCCTACGAACTTTTGTCGAGAATATTTGGTTTTCATTGAGTTAGAGAACAGCAATGTCCAACGTATGTGGAAAGCTATGGCTACCATTAATGGGAACACTGATGCTTCTCAACCCATTGTTGCTCCTACAAAACACTCTCTTCCTCCTAAAACCGTCGATTCTAAATCCGTTCTCAAAAG GGCGTGGTATTTTGGCTATGGATGA
- the LOC131605892 gene encoding uncharacterized protein LOC131605892: protein MIRFWTDAWNGDPFIDSTSMEELTLKGINPHVFISNLASQGHWNIPPDWFVWFPFLSSRLANVLAPSSDLEDEMGWKHSVSGHLALKDAYLFFAKPNLDCPWSKVIWHLNIPPSRSITVWRMFHHKLPTDDFIMKKGIPLASRCPICLADSDTFQHLLFDCNFTKSLWSWLRMKLHSNHVPSTVPDWLDSNLCLNSPQVALIHGAAVVNSLFSLWQIRNSAKYDNRKPSLKSATEWILQQVQKSGNSSSKGSFISMQDFSFIKDFKVNIIPPKSPTIKEVLWSPPSLGWLKCNCDGSFIPDISKAGCGGIFRNHSGDFTLAFAEPIRFTSSLHAEFGAVIRAMEIAILNGWNKLWVVLHPNF, encoded by the coding sequence ATGATCCGTTTCTGGACCGACGCTTGGAATGGTGATCCATTTATTGACAGCACTTCTATGGAAGAGTTAACGCTCAAAGGTATCAATCCTCACGTCTTCATTTCTAATCTCGCTTCGCAAGGCCATTGGAACATCCCCCCGGATTGGTTTGTTTGGTTTCCGTTTCTGTCCTCTCGTTTGGCTAATGTTTTGGCTCCTTCCTCGGATCTGGAAGACGAGATGGGTTGGAAGCATTCGGTCTCGGGCCATCTTGCGCTGAAGGATGCATACCTTTTTTTTGCAAAACCCAACCTGGACTGCCCTTGGAGTAAAGTGATCTGGCACTTGAATATCCCACCTAGTCGGTCTATCACGGTTTGGCGTATGTTTCATCACAAACTCCCCACAGATGACTTCATCATGAAGAAGGGAATTCCGTTAGCTTCCCGTTGCCCGATCTGTCTTGCTGATTCCGATACATTCCAGCACCTGCTGTTTGATTGCAATTTCACCAAAAGTCTTTGGTCTTGGCTTAGGATGAAATTACATTCTAACCATGTTCCTTCCACTGTCCCAGATTGGTTGGATAGCAACCTTTGTCTTAATTCCCCGCAGGTAGCGTTAATTCATGGTGCAGCTGTTGTTAATTCCTTGTTCTCGCTTTGGCAAATCCGGAATTCTGCTAAGTACGATAACCGCAAACCGTCTCTCAAATCGGCTACTGAATGGATCTTGCAGCAAGTCCAAAAATCCGGTAACTCGTCCAGCAAAGGCTCTTTTATTAGCATGCAAGATTTCTCCTTCATAAAAGATTTCAAAGTCAACATTATTCCTCCTAAGTCTCCCACTATTAAAGAGGTTCTTTGGAGTCCACCGTCTTTGGGTTGGCTCAAATGCAACTGCGACGGTTCCTTTATTCCCGACATTTCCAAGGCGGGTTGTGGAGGTATTTTTCGGAATCACAGCGGAGATTTCACCCTTGCTTTTGCTGAACCTATTCGTTTCACCTCTTCTCTTCATGCTGAATTCGGCGCGGTCATCCGAGCCATGGAGATAGCCATTCTTAACGGTTGGAATAAGCTTTGGgttgtgttgcaccccaatttttga
- the LOC131603601 gene encoding disease resistance protein TAO1-like isoform X1, which translates to MERTMELKEFIKFNFFSLMNEFYFEVFKSGPLFISSKGIGWKSWKKRWFILTRTSLVFFKNDPGTKSIKGLALKLPKAKAKCFSTKAFKKMTKLRLLQLAGVKLGGDFEYLSKNLRWLSWNGFPLTHIPTNFCREYLVFIELENSNVQRMWKAMATINGNTDASQPIVAPTKHSLPPKTVDSKSVLKSVRCVRVYHIFPLFGATISNTYTTPK; encoded by the exons ATGGAAAGAACGATGGAACTCAAGGAATTTATCAAATTCAACTTTTTTTCTTTGATGAATGAATTCTATTTTGAG gtttttaaAAGTGGTCCACTTTTCATATCTTCCAAAG GAATAGGCTGGAAGTCATGGAAGAAGAGGTGGTTTATACTCACGCGCACATCATTGGTTTTCTTCAAAAATGATCCT GGAACGAAGTCTATTAAAGGGTTGGCTTTGAAGTTACCCAAAGCTAAGGCAAAATGTTTTAGTACTAAAGCATTTAAGAAGATGACGAAACTAAGATTACTTCAACTTGCTGGAGTTAAACTTGGTGGAGATTttgaatatctttcaaaaaatctGAGATGGCTGTCTTGGAATGGATTTCCCTTAACACATATTCCTACGAACTTTTGTCGAGAATATTTGGTTTTCATTGAGTTAGAGAACAGCAATGTCCAACGTATGTGGAAAGCTATGGCTACCATTAATGGGAACACTGATGCTTCTCAACCCATTGTTGCTCCTACAAAACACTCTCTTCCTCCTAAAACCGTCGATTCTAAATCCGTTCTCAAAAG TGTGCGGTGTGTTCGTGTCTATCATATTTTCCCCCTTTTTGGCGCAACAATTTCAAATACTTATACTACACCCAAATGA